From Streptomyces sp. TLI_235, a single genomic window includes:
- a CDS encoding acyl-CoA carboxylase epsilon subunit-like protein, whose amino-acid sequence MTDDRPPLIRVERGSPTAEELAALTAVLLARAAAAAPRARPHHPGARRRRLGRRRLSYVSPFSWRTAA is encoded by the coding sequence ATGACCGACGACCGCCCGCCCCTGATCCGCGTCGAGCGCGGCTCGCCGACCGCCGAGGAACTGGCCGCCCTGACCGCCGTGCTGCTCGCCCGGGCGGCAGCCGCCGCGCCCCGGGCCCGCCCGCACCACCCGGGCGCCCGCCGCCGGCGCCTCGGTCGCCGCCGCCTGTCGTACGTCTCACCGTTCAGCTGGCGCACCGCCGCCTGA
- a CDS encoding propionyl-CoA carboxylase carboxyltransferase subunit: MTVAKDTTAPAAAAAGDARRRAAELHAVREQVRLGPGEKATLAQRAKGKLTARERIDLLLDEGSFHEVEPLRRHRATGFGLEAKRPWTDGVITGWGTVHGRTVFVYAHDFRIFGGALGEAHAQKIHKIMDMAIAAGAPLVSLNDGAGARIQEGVSALAGYGGIFQRNTRASGVIPQISVMLGPCAGGAAYSPALTDFVFMVRETSQMFITGPDVVQAVTGEKITQNGLGGADVHSEVSGVAHFAHDDERGCLEEVRHLLSLLPQNNRDFPPDAPCTDPVDRSGEALLDIVPADGIRAYDMHKVIEQIVDHGEYLEVHERWAANVIVALARIDGHVVGVVANQPSWLAGVLDIRASEKAARFVQMCDAFNIPIVTLIDVPGFLPGVDQEHDGIIRHGAKLLYAYCNATVPRISLILRKAYGGAYIVMDSRSIGADLCYAWPTNEIAVMGAEGAANVIFRRDIAAAEDPEAMRAQKIKEYKSELMHPYYAAERGLVDDVIDPAETRQVLAASLAMLRTKHADLPSRKHGNQPQ; the protein is encoded by the coding sequence ATGACCGTTGCGAAGGACACCACCGCACCCGCCGCCGCGGCGGCGGGCGACGCGCGCAGACGCGCGGCGGAACTGCACGCCGTCCGCGAGCAGGTACGGCTCGGCCCGGGCGAGAAGGCGACGCTGGCCCAGCGGGCCAAGGGCAAGCTGACCGCCCGCGAGCGGATCGACCTGCTGCTGGACGAGGGCTCCTTCCACGAGGTGGAGCCGCTGCGCCGGCACCGGGCGACCGGCTTCGGCCTGGAGGCCAAGCGCCCCTGGACGGACGGCGTGATCACCGGCTGGGGCACCGTGCACGGCCGGACGGTCTTCGTCTACGCGCACGACTTCCGGATCTTCGGCGGCGCGCTGGGCGAGGCCCACGCCCAGAAGATCCACAAGATCATGGACATGGCCATCGCGGCCGGCGCCCCGCTGGTCTCGCTGAACGACGGCGCCGGCGCCCGCATCCAGGAGGGCGTCTCGGCGCTGGCCGGCTACGGCGGGATCTTCCAGCGCAACACCAGGGCGTCCGGCGTCATCCCGCAGATCTCGGTGATGCTCGGCCCGTGCGCCGGCGGCGCCGCGTACAGCCCCGCCCTGACGGACTTCGTCTTCATGGTCCGGGAGACCTCGCAGATGTTCATCACCGGCCCGGACGTCGTCCAGGCCGTCACCGGCGAGAAGATCACCCAGAACGGCCTCGGCGGCGCCGACGTCCACTCCGAGGTGTCCGGCGTCGCCCACTTCGCCCACGACGACGAGCGCGGCTGCCTGGAGGAGGTCCGGCACCTGCTGTCCCTGCTGCCGCAGAACAACCGCGACTTCCCGCCCGACGCCCCGTGCACCGACCCGGTGGACCGGTCGGGCGAGGCCCTGCTGGACATCGTCCCCGCGGACGGGATCCGCGCCTACGACATGCACAAGGTCATCGAGCAGATCGTCGACCACGGCGAGTACCTGGAGGTCCACGAGCGCTGGGCCGCCAACGTCATCGTGGCGCTGGCCCGGATCGACGGGCACGTGGTCGGCGTGGTCGCCAACCAGCCGAGCTGGCTCGCCGGCGTGCTGGACATCCGGGCCAGCGAGAAGGCCGCGCGCTTCGTCCAGATGTGCGACGCCTTCAACATCCCGATCGTCACGCTGATCGACGTCCCCGGCTTCCTTCCCGGCGTCGACCAGGAGCACGACGGCATCATCCGGCACGGCGCCAAACTCCTCTACGCCTACTGCAACGCGACCGTGCCGCGGATCTCGCTGATCCTGCGCAAGGCCTACGGCGGCGCCTACATCGTCATGGACTCCCGCTCGATCGGCGCCGACCTCTGCTACGCCTGGCCCACCAACGAGATCGCCGTGATGGGCGCCGAGGGCGCCGCCAACGTCATCTTCCGCCGCGACATCGCCGCCGCCGAGGACCCCGAGGCGATGCGCGCCCAGAAGATCAAGGAATACAAGAGCGAGCTGATGCACCCGTACTACGCGGCCGAGCGCGGCCTCGTCGACGACGTCATCGACCCCGCCGAGACCCGGCAGGTGCTCGCCGCCTCGCTCGCCATGCTCCGCACCAAGCACGCCGACCTGCCCAGCCGCAAGCACGGCAACCAGCCCCAGTGA
- a CDS encoding 3-oxoacyl-[acyl-carrier protein] reductase: MDFGLAGRTVLVTGATRGIGNAAARAFAAEGARVAVGYGSDKAAAEALAEELGAADGRAAAVRYRLGEPDSPERAVAEVEERWGGVDVLVANAMMPGALRPRGARFEDHDPAEWASFVEQNTVGTLRTVQLVLPAMRSRGWGRVVLVSSVVARLGKPGREYYGTVKSGLHGFVRSLVWDLHGAGVLVNLVSPGLTLTADVRAALPEELRAGERAATPSGVLNHPEDVAAAVLFLGSAANGNITGEELVVAGGR, encoded by the coding sequence ATGGACTTCGGACTCGCCGGCCGCACCGTTCTCGTCACCGGTGCCACCCGCGGCATCGGCAACGCGGCGGCCCGGGCCTTCGCCGCCGAGGGCGCCCGTGTCGCCGTCGGCTACGGCAGTGACAAGGCGGCGGCGGAGGCCCTCGCCGAGGAGCTCGGCGCCGCGGACGGCCGGGCCGCGGCCGTCCGGTACCGCCTCGGCGAGCCGGACTCGCCGGAGCGGGCGGTCGCCGAGGTCGAGGAGCGCTGGGGCGGGGTGGACGTCCTGGTCGCCAACGCGATGATGCCCGGGGCGCTGCGCCCGCGCGGGGCCCGGTTCGAGGACCACGACCCGGCCGAGTGGGCCTCCTTCGTCGAGCAGAACACGGTGGGGACGCTGCGGACGGTGCAGCTGGTACTGCCCGCGATGCGCAGCCGCGGCTGGGGCCGTGTCGTCCTGGTCTCCTCCGTGGTGGCCCGGCTGGGCAAACCGGGGCGCGAGTACTACGGCACCGTCAAGAGCGGCCTGCACGGGTTCGTCCGCAGCCTGGTCTGGGACCTGCACGGCGCCGGTGTGCTGGTGAACCTGGTCAGCCCCGGCCTGACGCTGACCGCGGATGTCCGGGCGGCGCTCCCGGAGGAGCTGCGGGCCGGCGAGCGGGCCGCCACCCCGAGCGGCGTGCTCAACCACCCGGAGGACGTCGCGGCCGCCGTCCTGTTCCTGGGCTCGGCCGCGAACGGCAACATCACCGGCGAGGAGCTCGTCGTCGCCGGCGGCCGCTGA
- a CDS encoding 2-polyprenyl-6-methoxyphenol hydroxylase-like FAD-dependent oxidoreductase, translating into MSTDPVHVMVVGAGPAGLTLTHELLRRGVPVRLVDAAAGPAPTSRALATHARTLETYDQMGILPDLMPKGRRVQKFTLHQNGRKLAALNADYSQLATRYPMTVMVDQAITEQVLRDAVSRLGVEVEWGTRLQSLEHDADGATVVLDRADGTRETVRTPWLVGCDGGHSTVRKLLGLTLVGDSSETWLIADAVLDTDLDDRSIHWLRTRYGSLMAVPFPEQGKWRLLDTADASYDGDADAVGARFAERLSLGVGRPVRVERPTWVSVFTIQQRMIRSMRSGRCLVAGDAAHVHSPASGQGMNTGIQDAYNLAWKLAAVVRGEAAEALLDTYSEERVPVGAALLGSTNRATQLIQLKHPVAAFVLPVMFKVVSTFPALRSKVSRKIMKAMSALDLSYADSALSRPAAPGGDGPAPGRRLSELTEADLARPGFAALAEELRAVGWKLLAGGSHPALDGTLAALEKRFGGWLSVRTVAGPDAGPTALPDPDGALRRRLGLTAAGSWVLVRPDGYVSARGRAGETALLASALTAATAGLVTDPLSDTGGAAAVH; encoded by the coding sequence ATGTCCACAGATCCAGTGCACGTCATGGTCGTTGGGGCCGGGCCGGCCGGGCTGACGCTGACCCACGAACTGCTGCGGCGCGGCGTCCCGGTGCGCCTGGTCGACGCCGCCGCCGGCCCCGCGCCGACCAGCCGGGCACTGGCCACCCACGCCCGCACCCTCGAAACCTACGACCAGATGGGAATCCTTCCGGACCTGATGCCGAAAGGCCGCCGGGTCCAGAAGTTCACTCTGCACCAGAACGGCCGGAAACTCGCCGCGCTGAACGCAGACTACTCGCAACTGGCGACCCGTTATCCGATGACCGTGATGGTTGACCAAGCCATTACCGAACAGGTGCTGCGGGACGCGGTGTCCCGACTCGGCGTCGAGGTGGAATGGGGCACCCGGCTGCAATCCCTGGAGCACGACGCCGACGGCGCCACCGTCGTCCTCGACCGCGCCGACGGCACCCGGGAAACCGTGCGCACCCCCTGGCTGGTCGGCTGCGACGGCGGCCACAGCACCGTGCGCAAACTGCTCGGCCTGACCCTGGTCGGCGACTCCAGCGAGACCTGGCTGATCGCCGACGCGGTGCTCGACACGGACCTGGACGACCGCTCCATCCACTGGCTGCGCACCCGCTACGGCTCGCTGATGGCCGTGCCCTTCCCGGAGCAGGGCAAGTGGCGCCTGCTGGACACCGCGGACGCCTCGTACGACGGGGACGCCGACGCGGTCGGCGCACGCTTCGCCGAGCGGCTCTCGCTGGGGGTGGGCCGACCGGTCAGGGTGGAACGGCCGACCTGGGTGTCCGTCTTCACCATCCAGCAGCGGATGATCCGCTCGATGCGCTCCGGCCGCTGCCTGGTGGCCGGCGACGCGGCCCATGTGCACAGCCCCGCCTCCGGGCAGGGCATGAACACCGGCATCCAGGACGCCTACAACCTCGCCTGGAAGCTCGCCGCGGTGGTCCGCGGCGAGGCCGCCGAGGCGCTGCTGGACACCTACTCCGAGGAGCGGGTGCCGGTCGGTGCGGCGCTGCTCGGCTCCACCAACCGCGCGACCCAGTTGATCCAGCTCAAGCACCCGGTGGCGGCGTTCGTGCTGCCGGTGATGTTCAAGGTGGTCAGCACCTTCCCCGCCCTCCGGTCGAAGGTCTCCCGCAAGATCATGAAGGCGATGTCGGCGCTGGACCTCAGCTACGCCGACAGCGCGCTCAGCCGGCCGGCCGCGCCCGGCGGCGACGGCCCGGCCCCCGGCCGCCGGCTCTCCGAACTTACCGAGGCGGACCTCGCGCGACCCGGCTTCGCCGCGCTCGCCGAGGAGCTGCGCGCGGTCGGCTGGAAGCTGCTGGCCGGCGGCAGCCACCCCGCCCTCGACGGCACCCTGGCCGCGCTGGAGAAGCGCTTCGGCGGCTGGCTCTCGGTGCGCACGGTGGCCGGCCCGGACGCCGGACCGACCGCGCTGCCCGACCCGGACGGCGCGCTACGCCGCCGCCTCGGTCTCACCGCCGCGGGCAGCTGGGTCCTCGTCCGGCCGGACGGCTACGTCTCGGCCCGCGGCCGGGCCGGGGAGACGGCGCTGCTCGCCTCCGCGCTGACGGCGGCCACCGCCGGGCTGGTCACCGACCCGCTGTCCGACACCGGCGGCGCTGCCGCCGTCCACTGA
- a CDS encoding EmrB/QacA subfamily drug resistance transporter produces MATDQSHVNPKSAGPGDGAAARPEALPRSLLVLGAAVSLGVVMSTLDTTIVSVGLRAMGEELAAPLSTVQWVTTSYLLAFSMVIPLVGWGVSRFGARRMWLSSLTVFVIGSALCGLAWSAGSLIAFRALQGLGGGMLLPLSQTILARAAGPKLMGRVMGLAAVPGMLSPVFGPLLGGLIVDHLDWSWLFYVNLPLGAVALGLAAKLLPRDETTTRAPLDVLSVLLLSPGLAVLTLGFLDAGGPAGFSSTRARAELVLGLLMFGAFVLHALRRRTAPLVDLRLFRRGAVAASAATSFLLGASLFGALFLFPLYQQLLRGQDAMTAGLLLAPQGLGAVLVAPYAGRLTDRYGAGKVVPVGMVLALLGTLPYAFVEADTSEAWLAGVLLVRGLGLGATFMPTLVAAYHGLDQTQIPGATSIVNISQRVGGSVGTALLSLVLQRSYQQHAGPDAVVTEVQAGTHAAEQLVPAFGSAFWWTLGFSALALLPALALPRRPAETASHH; encoded by the coding sequence ATGGCCACCGACCAGTCGCATGTGAACCCGAAATCGGCAGGACCCGGCGACGGCGCCGCGGCCCGGCCGGAGGCGTTACCGCGCTCCCTGCTCGTCCTGGGCGCCGCAGTCAGCCTCGGCGTCGTCATGTCGACGCTCGACACCACCATCGTCTCGGTCGGACTCCGGGCCATGGGCGAGGAGTTGGCCGCCCCCCTGTCCACCGTCCAGTGGGTGACCACCAGCTACCTGCTCGCCTTCTCGATGGTCATACCCCTGGTCGGCTGGGGAGTGTCCCGGTTCGGCGCACGCCGGATGTGGCTCTCCTCGCTGACCGTGTTCGTGATCGGTTCGGCACTGTGCGGCCTCGCCTGGTCGGCCGGCTCACTGATCGCCTTCCGCGCCCTGCAGGGACTCGGCGGCGGCATGCTCCTGCCGCTCTCGCAGACCATCCTGGCGCGCGCCGCCGGCCCGAAGCTGATGGGGCGGGTCATGGGCCTCGCCGCCGTCCCCGGCATGCTGTCCCCGGTGTTCGGCCCGCTGCTCGGCGGCCTGATCGTCGACCACCTCGACTGGTCCTGGCTGTTCTACGTCAACCTCCCGCTCGGCGCGGTCGCCCTGGGCCTGGCGGCCAAACTGCTGCCCCGCGACGAGACCACCACCCGGGCCCCGCTGGACGTGCTGTCGGTGCTGCTGCTCTCGCCCGGCCTCGCCGTCCTCACCCTCGGCTTCCTGGACGCCGGCGGACCGGCCGGCTTCTCCTCGACCCGCGCCCGGGCCGAACTCGTCCTCGGCCTCCTGATGTTCGGCGCCTTCGTGCTGCACGCGCTGCGCCGCCGCACCGCCCCGCTGGTCGACCTGCGACTGTTCCGCCGCGGCGCCGTGGCCGCCTCCGCGGCCACCTCGTTCCTGCTCGGCGCCTCACTCTTCGGCGCGCTCTTCCTCTTCCCGCTCTACCAGCAGCTGCTGCGCGGCCAGGACGCCATGACGGCCGGCCTGCTGCTCGCCCCGCAGGGCCTCGGCGCGGTGCTGGTCGCCCCGTACGCGGGCCGGCTCACCGACCGCTACGGCGCCGGCAAGGTCGTGCCGGTCGGCATGGTGCTGGCCCTGCTCGGCACCCTGCCGTACGCCTTCGTGGAGGCCGACACCTCCGAGGCCTGGCTCGCCGGGGTGCTGCTGGTGCGCGGCCTCGGCCTCGGCGCCACCTTCATGCCGACCCTGGTCGCCGCCTACCACGGCCTCGACCAGACGCAGATCCCCGGCGCCACCAGCATCGTCAACATCTCGCAGCGGGTGGGCGGTTCGGTCGGCACCGCGCTGCTCTCCCTGGTGCTGCAGCGCAGCTACCAGCAGCACGCCGGCCCGGACGCCGTGGTGACCGAGGTGCAGGCCGGCACGCACGCCGCGGAGCAGTTGGTGCCCGCCTTCGGCAGCGCGTTCTGGTGGACGCTCGGCTTCAGCGCGCTCGCCCTGCTGCCCGCCCTGGCCCTGCCCAGGCGCCCGGCGGAGACGGCCTCGCACCACTGA
- a CDS encoding enterobactin synthetase component D has product MTTWPDIHDPAAARALAGLFPPARVEVAAVRVRAADPARLPRAVRDEAPAGAGPGRLRTWTAGRLAASLALARLGLDGWPARGTRGRPSWPAGVHGSISHTADLAVCAVGPADGPLLGVDVERTDRRLRPEDLLAAICRRPERDHLLAGPDPRAAALALLCAKEAVYKALPAALQAGLPLSAVLLRPSDTGRFTATVAGTTARVALAATGPHLIAAAVSTGRP; this is encoded by the coding sequence GTGACGACCTGGCCTGACATCCACGACCCGGCGGCGGCCCGCGCGCTGGCCGGGCTCTTCCCGCCCGCGCGAGTGGAGGTCGCGGCCGTCCGCGTGCGCGCGGCGGACCCCGCCCGGCTGCCGCGGGCCGTACGGGACGAGGCGCCGGCCGGGGCGGGCCCCGGCCGGCTCCGCACCTGGACGGCCGGCCGGCTGGCCGCCTCACTCGCCCTCGCCCGGCTCGGCCTGGACGGCTGGCCCGCCCGCGGCACGCGCGGGCGCCCGAGCTGGCCGGCGGGGGTGCACGGCTCGATCAGCCACACCGCGGACCTCGCGGTGTGCGCGGTCGGGCCGGCCGACGGGCCGCTCCTCGGCGTCGACGTCGAACGCACCGACCGGCGGCTGCGCCCCGAGGACCTGCTGGCCGCGATCTGCCGCCGCCCGGAGCGCGACCACCTCCTCGCCGGACCCGACCCGCGCGCCGCGGCCCTGGCCCTGCTCTGCGCCAAGGAGGCCGTGTACAAGGCGCTGCCCGCGGCGCTCCAGGCGGGGCTGCCGCTCTCGGCGGTCCTCCTGCGGCCGTCGGACACCGGCCGGTTCACGGCGACCGTCGCGGGCACCACCGCCCGGGTCGCACTCGCCGCCACCGGACCGCACCTGATCGCCGCCGCGGTCTCCACCGGCCGCCCGTAG
- a CDS encoding ketoreductase codes for MANSSQHVLVTGATSGIGRAVAEELGRSGARVFLCARSADDVAGAVKELRDEGTQAAGTACDVRELADLRALVQQAVAQWGPVDVLVNNAGRSGGGVTAELADELWDDVIATNLTSVFRLTREVLTAGGMLAAGSGRIVNIASTGGKQGVVMAAPYSSSKHGVIGFTKALGLELAKTGITVNAVCPGYVETPMAERVRQGYAAAWNTTTDDIQQRFEAKIPLGRYTTPQEVAGLVAYLTTASAAPITAQAINVCGGLGNY; via the coding sequence ATGGCCAACAGCAGCCAGCACGTGCTGGTCACCGGGGCGACCAGTGGCATCGGCCGCGCCGTCGCCGAGGAGCTCGGCCGGTCCGGGGCGCGGGTGTTCCTGTGCGCCCGCTCCGCCGATGACGTCGCCGGTGCGGTGAAGGAGCTCCGGGACGAGGGGACCCAGGCCGCGGGCACGGCCTGCGACGTCCGCGAACTCGCGGACCTGCGCGCCCTGGTGCAGCAGGCGGTCGCCCAGTGGGGCCCGGTCGACGTCCTGGTGAACAACGCCGGCCGCAGCGGTGGCGGCGTGACCGCGGAGCTCGCCGACGAGCTCTGGGACGACGTCATCGCCACCAACCTGACCAGCGTCTTCCGGCTCACCCGGGAGGTCCTCACCGCTGGCGGCATGCTCGCCGCGGGCTCCGGACGGATCGTCAACATCGCCTCCACCGGGGGCAAACAGGGCGTCGTGATGGCCGCCCCGTACTCCTCCTCCAAGCACGGCGTGATCGGCTTCACCAAGGCCCTCGGCCTCGAACTCGCCAAGACCGGCATCACCGTGAACGCCGTCTGCCCCGGCTACGTCGAGACCCCGATGGCGGAGCGGGTGCGCCAGGGCTACGCGGCCGCCTGGAACACCACGACCGACGACATCCAGCAGCGCTTCGAGGCGAAGATCCCGCTCGGCCGCTACACCACCCCGCAGGAGGTCGCCGGGCTGGTGGCCTACCTGACCACCGCGTCGGCCGCCCCGATCACCGCGCAGGCGATCAACGTCTGCGGCGGCCTCGGCAACTACTGA
- a CDS encoding aromatase: MEPSTGRAAAAHHTEHRIEVAAPVDTVYGLVADVTGWPRVFGPTIHAEQLELDGRTERIRLWATANGAVKTWVSRRELDPDARRIAFRQEVSQSPVASMGGEWILEPLPDGRTSVLLTHDYTAVDDVPDAEQWIAQAVDRNSNAELAALRGAAEAAAGAADRDGLELTFADTVEIDGPADAVRDFLYQAQEWEKRLPHVSRVVLREDTPGLQHLEMDTVAKDGSTHTTASVRVLLADGRLVYKQLVLPPLLSLHLGCWTLTTTPDGTVAATSEHTIRINPERLALLGEGTTVADAKAYVRTALGTNSTATLMHAKAYAEGTARD; this comes from the coding sequence ATGGAGCCATCGACCGGCCGCGCCGCCGCGGCGCACCACACCGAGCACCGGATCGAGGTGGCCGCACCGGTGGACACCGTGTACGGCCTCGTCGCCGATGTCACCGGCTGGCCCCGGGTCTTCGGGCCCACCATCCACGCCGAGCAGCTGGAGCTGGACGGCCGCACCGAGCGCATCCGGCTCTGGGCCACCGCCAACGGCGCGGTGAAGACCTGGGTGTCCCGGCGCGAACTCGACCCCGACGCGCGGCGCATCGCGTTCCGCCAGGAGGTCTCCCAGTCGCCGGTCGCCTCGATGGGCGGCGAGTGGATCCTCGAACCGCTGCCGGACGGGCGCACCTCCGTCCTGCTGACCCACGACTACACCGCGGTGGACGACGTCCCGGACGCCGAGCAGTGGATCGCGCAGGCGGTCGACCGCAACAGCAACGCCGAACTCGCGGCCCTGCGCGGCGCCGCAGAGGCTGCAGCCGGCGCCGCCGACCGCGACGGCCTGGAGCTGACCTTCGCCGACACGGTGGAGATCGACGGGCCGGCCGACGCCGTCCGCGACTTCCTGTACCAGGCGCAGGAGTGGGAGAAGCGGCTGCCGCACGTCTCCCGGGTCGTCCTGCGCGAGGACACCCCGGGCCTGCAGCACCTGGAGATGGACACCGTCGCCAAGGACGGCAGCACCCACACCACGGCCTCCGTCCGGGTCCTGCTGGCCGACGGCCGGCTGGTCTACAAGCAGCTCGTGCTGCCGCCGCTGCTGAGCCTGCACCTGGGCTGCTGGACGCTCACCACCACCCCCGACGGCACGGTCGCGGCCACCTCCGAGCACACGATCCGGATCAACCCGGAGCGGCTCGCCCTGCTCGGCGAGGGCACCACCGTGGCGGACGCCAAGGCCTACGTGCGCACCGCGCTCGGCACCAACAGCACCGCCACCCTGATGCACGCCAAGGCGTACGCGGAGGGCACCGCACGTGACTGA
- a CDS encoding long-chain acyl-CoA synthetase: MTEPNGRPSIVYPAGPADAMLAASAASHPAKTAVRAGARKISFGVLDTMVSRCAALLRGYVDRPGTVVALTSLLSPDFVVGYYGVLRSGNVAAPINPFLREEQLAHVLGDSGTEIALVDAATAARIHAVRDRLPVLREIVVLGPQPAGGERIGRTLREVLAEVGTAAPGDGPAPSPAGPDDLACLHFTSGTTGAPKTVMLSHRNVAVNAAQVAHAHRISGGSVVLNHLPTFHPMHMNSAILAGATQLLCAAPDPAASLELANEYGATHYYSLPPRLAALAGNDRLPELRLETVRMIASGGSALPPAAARRLAEHFGVPVIQGYGLAETSPLTHSDDLSDWLPGTVGRPVADTECRIVDVDTRAVLDTGKAGEVQVRGPQVMLGYAGESAPSSIDARGWLSTGDVGQIGADGRLTLIDRLKDVFKRDNWLVSPTAVERVVEGHPDVRECVVLDHPDPSCGAVATAFVVLTEQAAADPAGALKAVAAEVNATMPYYQHLEHLEAVESIPRSPNGKVPRRELRARMAELLRQR; encoded by the coding sequence GTGACTGAACCGAACGGCCGGCCCAGCATCGTCTACCCGGCGGGGCCGGCGGACGCCATGCTCGCCGCGAGCGCGGCCAGCCACCCCGCGAAGACCGCCGTCCGGGCCGGCGCCCGGAAGATCTCCTTCGGCGTGCTGGACACCATGGTGAGCCGCTGCGCCGCCCTGCTGCGCGGTTACGTCGACCGGCCCGGCACCGTGGTGGCGCTGACCTCGCTCCTGTCGCCCGACTTCGTCGTCGGCTACTACGGCGTGCTGCGCAGCGGCAACGTCGCCGCCCCGATCAACCCGTTCCTGCGCGAGGAGCAACTGGCGCACGTGCTGGGCGACTCGGGCACCGAGATCGCCCTGGTGGACGCCGCCACCGCGGCCCGCATCCACGCCGTACGCGACCGCCTCCCGGTGCTCCGGGAGATCGTCGTGCTCGGGCCGCAGCCCGCCGGCGGCGAACGGATCGGCCGCACCCTGCGCGAGGTGCTCGCCGAGGTCGGCACGGCCGCCCCCGGGGACGGCCCCGCGCCCTCCCCGGCCGGCCCGGACGACCTGGCCTGCCTGCACTTCACCAGCGGCACCACCGGGGCGCCGAAGACGGTGATGCTCAGCCACCGCAACGTCGCCGTCAACGCCGCGCAGGTGGCGCACGCCCACCGGATCTCCGGCGGGTCGGTGGTCCTCAACCACCTGCCGACCTTCCACCCCATGCACATGAACTCGGCGATCCTCGCCGGTGCCACCCAGCTGCTCTGCGCCGCGCCCGACCCGGCCGCGTCGCTGGAGCTCGCCAACGAGTACGGGGCCACGCACTACTACAGCCTGCCGCCGCGGCTCGCCGCGCTGGCCGGCAACGACCGGCTGCCGGAACTCCGGCTGGAGACCGTGCGGATGATCGCCTCCGGCGGCTCCGCGCTGCCCCCGGCCGCCGCCCGCAGGCTCGCCGAGCACTTCGGCGTCCCGGTGATCCAGGGCTACGGCCTGGCCGAGACCTCGCCGCTCACCCACTCCGACGACCTGTCGGACTGGCTCCCGGGAACGGTCGGCCGCCCCGTCGCCGACACCGAGTGCCGGATCGTCGACGTCGACACCCGCGCGGTGCTGGACACCGGCAAGGCCGGGGAGGTCCAGGTCCGCGGCCCGCAGGTGATGCTCGGCTACGCCGGCGAGTCGGCGCCCAGCAGCATCGACGCCCGGGGCTGGCTCTCCACCGGCGACGTCGGCCAGATCGGAGCCGACGGCCGGCTCACCCTGATCGACCGGCTCAAGGACGTCTTCAAGCGCGACAACTGGCTGGTGTCCCCGACCGCCGTGGAACGGGTCGTCGAGGGCCACCCCGACGTGCGCGAGTGCGTCGTCCTGGACCACCCGGACCCGAGCTGCGGGGCGGTCGCGACCGCGTTCGTCGTCCTCACCGAGCAGGCCGCCGCCGACCCGGCCGGCGCGCTCAAGGCCGTGGCCGCCGAGGTCAACGCCACGATGCCGTACTACCAGCACCTCGAACACCTGGAGGCGGTGGAATCGATCCCCCGCTCGCCCAATGGCAAGGTCCCGCGCAGGGAACTGCGCGCCCGCATGGCAGAGCTGCTGCGGCAGCGCTGA
- a CDS encoding quinol monooxygenase YgiN, whose protein sequence is MITFITTFTLKGDDAETFEQLFKEHAEFMTAQRGFLGFRMVRSMSKPGTYVNVGHWADTDAHRAALSTPEFASHVQAMSPFVEVTADLYTEVAAHAPTAG, encoded by the coding sequence GTGATCACCTTCATCACCACCTTCACGCTCAAGGGCGACGACGCCGAGACCTTCGAGCAGCTCTTCAAGGAGCACGCCGAGTTCATGACCGCGCAGCGGGGCTTCCTCGGCTTCCGGATGGTCCGCTCGATGTCCAAGCCCGGCACCTACGTCAACGTCGGCCACTGGGCCGACACCGACGCCCACCGCGCCGCCCTCAGCACCCCCGAGTTCGCGAGCCACGTCCAGGCGATGAGCCCCTTCGTGGAGGTGACGGCCGACCTCTACACCGAGGTGGCCGCGCACGCCCCCACCGCCGGCTGA